A window of Chaetodon auriga isolate fChaAug3 chromosome 2, fChaAug3.hap1, whole genome shotgun sequence contains these coding sequences:
- the LOC143326802 gene encoding vimentin, with product MRAASYTQKSLQVSGSSGRVRVQSPSPSRCRGSSYDIRGRSGYRGTAVELGTEIHQHHANEKEEMQELNVKFAGYIEKVQALEQRNASLQAQLAELQSRYKGGPAGIGEEYEIKFKEVRDLIETLTNEKGAADIERGYIEEEVEVWRLKLEEELALKEEAEIILREFRQDVDSATLQKAELEKRIEQLVAEIEFLKKLHDEEVADLMKQIEESKISGELDGDRPDLAAYLRSMRTEIEAVAARNVQEAEKWYKTKFDTLKEHAGKHEQQMKTMKDEITTFHNQVTDLQNQIDGLRSRNMALEQQLEDMEMAHMDKVGNLEGVIAQLEAQLCETKLEMTKYLQDYQELLHIKLKLDAEIATYRKLLEGEEHRLGIAKEV from the coding sequence ATGAGAGCCGCATCTTACACCCAGAAGAGCCTGCAGGTTAGCGGCTCCAGCGGCAGAGTAAGGGTTCAGAGCCCGTCGCCCTCCCGGTGCCGTGGATCTTCATATGACATCCGTGGTCGCTCGGGTTATCGCGGCACTGCCGTCGAGTTGGGCACAGAGATACACCAGCACCATGCCAACGAGAAGGAGGAGATGCAAGAACTCAACGTCAAGTTTGCAGGATACATCGAGAAGGTCCAAGCTCTAGAGCAGAGAAATGCTTCTCTCCAAGCTCAGCTGGCCGAACTGCAGAGTCGCTACAAGGGAGGCCCCGCAGGCATCGGAGAAGAATATGAGATCAAGTTTAAGGAGGTGCGGGATCTGATTGAGACGCTGACTAATGAGAAGGGAGCAGCCGATATTGAACGAGGCTACATCGAAGAAGAGGTTGAAGTGTGGAGACTTaaactggaggaggagctggccctcaaagaagaggcagagatcATCCTGAGGGAGTTCCGCCAGGATGTTGACAGTGCCACACTGCagaaggcagagctggagaagcGTATAGAGCAACTGGTGGCCGAGATAGAGTTCCTCAAGAAGCTGCATGATGAAGAGGTGGCAGACCTCATGAAGCAGATTGAGGAGTCAAAGATCTCTGGAGAGCTGGATGGCGATCGGCCTGACCTGGCTGCTTATCTGCGCAGCATGCGCACAGAGATAGAAGCCGTCGCTGCCCGCAATGTCCAGGAAGCTGAGAAGTGGTACAAGACCAAGTTTGACACCCTGAAGGAGCACGCTGGCAAACATGAGCAGCAAATGAAGACCATGAAAGACGAGATCACGACCTTCCACAACCAAGTGACGGACCTGCAGAACCAGATTGACGGGCTGAGGTCTCGCAACATGgccctggagcagcagctggaggacatgGAGATGGCCCACATGGATAAGGTGGGGAACCTCGAGGGTGTCATTGCTCAGTTGGAGGCCCAGCTCTGCGAAACCAAACTGGAGATGACCAAGTATCTCCAAGACTACCAAGAACTGCTGCACATTAAGCTCAAGCTGGATGCGGAGATCGCCACCTACAGGAAGCTGCTAGAAGGGGAGGAGCACAGGCTTGGAATTGCCAAAGAAGTCTAA